A window of Candidatus Reconcilbacillus cellulovorans genomic DNA:
ATCGGTCCGACGCGGCTTCTGGCCAAAACAGGCGGAAAATCCGGTTCCTGGTTTGCAGACGGTTTCGAGCCGAAGGAAGCAAGGGGGAAACCCGGATGCGGTGGAGAGTCGGTTTGCTGACGGCCAGCGACGGTGGTCGTTCCGGCGAACGGGAAGACACGTCCGCCCTGGTCGTCCGGGAACTCGTGGAACAAGAGCTGCAGGGGGAAATCGTCGACTATCGCGTCGTGCCGACGGAAGCGGATGAAATCAGCGCGGCGCTGATCGAAATGTCGGAGTATTATCGCGCCCATCTCATCGTGACGACCGGTGGAACGGGGCTCGCGCCGGACGACGTGACGCCGGAGGCGACGCGCCGCGTCGTCGATCGGGAAGTGCCGGGCATCGCCGAGGCGATGCGGGCGGCCGCCGTCCGCAAGGACCGGAGATTCATGTTTCACCGTGGCATCGCCGGTCTGCGGGGGCGGACGCTTATCCTCAATCTGCCGGGCACGCCGGAAGGGGTGCACGCGCATCTGGCCGGCGTTCTGGAGGATTTGCCCGCGGCGCTTTTGGCGCTGAACCGCCAGGAACGCCGAGGCGCTGAGCCGGTTCGGGAAAACTGACGGT
This region includes:
- a CDS encoding molybdenum cofactor biosynthesis protein — its product is MRWRVGLLTASDGGRSGEREDTSALVVRELVEQELQGEIVDYRVVPTEADEISAALIEMSEYYRAHLIVTTGGTGLAPDDVTPEATRRVVDREVPGIAEAMRAAAVRKDRRFMFHRGIAGLRGRTLILNLPGTPEGVHAHLAGVLEDLPAALLALNRQERRGAEPVREN